One genomic region from Myripristis murdjan chromosome 7, fMyrMur1.1, whole genome shotgun sequence encodes:
- the LOC115362611 gene encoding protein-serine O-palmitoleoyltransferase porcupine-like: MEPSSMLALWLQLAESCGLSTVQQGLQQIWRLLLLCLLCRLCFRLGGMSTVKHMVSVLTGLYGLFLFFELHMLWVLLLGALCYLVLLLSRRSSSRGLFLSGVILIYLLMGELHLIDPVTWHKMRGSQMVVAMKAISLAFDLDRGVVASLPSPAEFLGYVLFVGTVIFGPWISFSSYKGAIEGKKLSWSWLQNSSLSLLKSQVCLLVSNCIAPYLFLFFIPIHGDQITDKWLHAYENAVSFHFSNYFVGHLSEGTTMLAGAGFSEEKDNIKWDMSVVKPLSVEMPRSMVLVVTSWNIPMSRWLNTYVFKNAMKLGTFPAILVTYTASALLHGLSFHLGAVLLSLGFITYVEHVLRKKLAAIFSACILSRPCTSDCSHQHKKECWVMLVNLLFSFLAIFHLTYLGSMFGPDVDDQAAEEGYLASHTIQKWSELNWASHQVVFVCWVFYRLIQ, encoded by the exons ATGGAGCCCTCCAGCATGCTGGCGTTGTGGCTGCAGCTGGCCGAGAGCTGTGGCCTGAGCACCGTCCAGCAGGGCCTGCAGCAGATctggaggctgctgctgctctgcctgctctgcaGACTCTGCTTCAGACTGG GAGGCATGTCCACTGTAAAGCACATGGTGTCAGTGTTGACTGGGCTTTATggcctcttcctgttttttgaGCTGCACATGCTGTGGGTGCTGCTGCTCGGTGCGCTCTGTTActtggtgctgctgctcagtcgacGGTCCAGCAGCAGAGGCCTCTTCCTCTCAGGAGTCATCCTCATCTACCTCCTAATGGG GGAGCTGCATTTAATCGATCCAGTAACCTGGCATAAAATGAGAG GCTCCCAGATGGTGGTAGCCATGAAGGCCATCTCTCTAGCCTTTGACCTGGACAGAGGGGTGGTTGCCAGCCTGCCCTCTCCAGCAGAGTTCCTGGGCTACGTTCTCTTCGTGGGAACCGTCATCTTTGGCCCGTGGATCAGCTTCTCCAGCTACAAGGGTGCCATTGAAGGCAAGAAGCTC AGTTGGTCGTGGCTGCAGAATTCCTCCCTCAGTCTGCTGAAGAGCCAGGTCTGCCTGCTGGTCTCCAACTGCATCGCCCCTTACCTGTTCCTTTTCTTCATCCCAATCCACGGGGACCAAATCACAGACAA GTGGCTCCATGCCTACGAGAACGCAGTGTCCTTCCACTTCAGTAACTACTTTGTAGGCCACCTCAGCGAAGGCACCACCATGCTAGCGGGAGCAggtttcagtgaagaaaaagacaacatcAAGTG GGATATGAGTGTGGTGAAGCCCCTCAGTGTGGAAATGCCTCGGTCCATGGTTCTGGTGGTGACGTCCTGGAACATCCCCATGTCTCGCTGGCTCAATACCT ATGTCTTCAAAAATGCTATGAAACTCGGGACATTTCCAGCCATCCTGGTGACATACACAGCCAGTGCCTTACTGCAT GGTCTGAGTTTTCACCTTGGAGCTGTTCTGCTCTCCTTGGGGTTCATCACCTATGTTGAACATG TCCTGAGAAAGAAGCTTGCAGCTATTTTCAGTGCGTGTATCCTGTCCAGGCCCTGCACCTCCGACTGCAGCCACCAGCACAAGAAG GAGTGCTGGGTGATGCTGGTGAACCTGCTGTTCAGTTTCCTTGCCATCTTCCACCTCACCTACCTGGGCTCCATGTTTGGTCCTGATGTTGACGACCAAGCAGCAGAGGAG GGTTACCTAGCCAGTCACACCATCCAGAAGTGGTCTGAGCTGAACTGGGCCAGTCATCAGGTGGTCTTTGTCTGTTGGGTGTTCTATCGCCTAATTCAGTGA
- the LOC115362287 gene encoding organic solute transporter subunit alpha, with protein MGRGGNCSWIGPEIPLSSEMFSVIKDELWLFLIPAGLAAILLALFLEEVGFFLRRVPSSRRKHLYLWILGMYPVFALTSLIALYIPRSSSLCNFMASLYHSITLLKFMGLITDFFGGKARMLGVLSGEQVSPDPFPCCCCCCLPMVAINRSSLGWMMAAVLQLSVVRSILFFVTLVLWTDEQYDYGDVDSVNPNLYVNGIIGVSTFLSFYGHLLFYKATKMALPGYGLRAKFICIIVVLVLCGLQSGILETMGALEVIPCTPPFSVITRSQLIYHYCVIVEMFCIGLYARHTFRKVEPSVEEDMLGSGPLLEKAVQTEDDKTSHHKPSLPSEEPWPDRCFFSASNPSYNSDSEDSLCRIEHAPLDGFSFPQARGRDLGRTRTAVDPSPAEELGVHMSTVTVTADINYEASKDVTVV; from the exons ATGGGAAGAGGGGGGAACTGCAGCTGGATTGGGCCAGAGATCCCACTGTCATCTGAAATGTTCAGTG TGATAAAGGATGAGCTCTGGCTGTTCCTCATCCCTGCCGGCTTGGCTGCGATTTTACTGGCGTTGTTTCTGGAGGAGGTGGGCTTCTTCCTACGCCGCGTTCCTTCCTCCAGACGGAAACACCTCTACCTGTGGATATTAGGGATGTACCCG GTGTTTGCCTTGACCTCCCTCATAGCGCTGTATATTCCACGCTCTTCTTCGCTTTGTAATTTCATGGCTTCTCT TTATCACTCCATCACCCTGCTCAAGTTCATGGGCCTGATCACCGACTTCTTTGGAGGGAAGGCTCGCATGCTGGGCGTCTTGTCAGGGGAGCAGGTGTCTCCAGATCCCTtcccatgctgctgctgctgctgcctccccATGGTAGCCATCAACAg GAGCAGCCTTGGCTGGATGATGGCTGCGGTACTCCAGCTCTCTGTAGTGCGAAGCATCTTGTTTTTTGTCACTCTGGTGctttggacagatgaacagTATGACTACGGTGAT GTAGATTCTGTCAACCCCAACTTGTATGTGAACGGTATCATAGGCGTGTCAACCTTCCTGTCCTTCTACGGCCACCTGCTGTTTTACAAAGCCACCAAGATGGCCTTGCCCGGCTATGGACTGAGGGCCAAGTTTATCTGCATCATCGTGGTACTGGTGCTGTGTGGCCTGCAGAGCGGCATCTTGGAGACGATGGGGGCTCTGGAGGTCATCCCCTGCACGCCGCCGTTCTCCGTCATCACCAGATCCCAGT TGATCTACCACTACTGTGTGATCGTCGAGATGTTCTGCATCGGCCTCTACGCCCGCCACACTTTCCGCAAAGTGGAGCCGAGCGTGGAGGAGGATATGCTGGGGAGCGGCCCGCTGCTGGAGAAAGCGGTTCAAACAGAGGATGATAAGACTTCACATCACAAGCCCAGCCTGCCGTCAGAGGAGCCCTGGCCTGACCGCTGCTTCTTCAGCGCCTCCAATCCGAGCTACAACAGCGATAGTGAGGACAGCCTGTGCAGGATAGAGCATGCGCCTCTGGACGGCTTCTCTTTCCCCCAGGCCAGAGGTCGGGACCTGGGACGGACAAGGACAGCGGTGGACCCCAGTCCCGCGGAGGAACTCGGTGTACATATGTCCACGGTCACGGTCACGGCTGATATTAACTATGAGGCATCCAAGGACGTCACTGTTGTTTGA